A genomic segment from Comamonas terrigena NBRC 13299 encodes:
- a CDS encoding OsmC family protein yields the protein MTHQYQSHIVWTGNRGEGTSGYRSYDRTWDIAIEGKPVIHCSNDPLLGGDPAKMNPEDLLLSALAACHMLWYLHYAAVDGVVVLDYQDTPVGIAELGPGGAGRFASATLHPKITLQPGSNVDVAHAIHGRIHEVCFIARSVNFPITYEPVFVFADK from the coding sequence ATGACGCACCAGTACCAATCGCACATTGTGTGGACCGGCAACCGTGGAGAAGGCACCTCCGGCTACCGCTCCTATGACCGCACCTGGGACATCGCGATCGAAGGCAAGCCGGTCATCCATTGCTCCAACGACCCCCTGCTGGGCGGCGATCCCGCCAAGATGAACCCCGAAGATCTGTTGCTGTCTGCGCTGGCCGCCTGCCACATGCTGTGGTACCTGCACTATGCCGCCGTGGACGGGGTGGTGGTGCTGGACTACCAGGACACGCCGGTGGGGATCGCAGAACTGGGCCCAGGCGGTGCCGGCAGGTTTGCCAGTGCCACGCTGCACCCAAAGATCACGCTGCAACCAGGCAGCAATGTGGACGTGGCCCACGCCATCCATGGCCGCATTCACGAAGTCTGCTTCATCGCCCGCTCGGTGAACTTCCCCATCACCTACGAACCGGTGTTTGTCTTTGCCGACAAGTGA
- a CDS encoding DUF2750 domain-containing protein — MEKSYSLNRQQFQAISALASHQRYRHFIGRVSDWEFVWGLRNEDGWVTASDNSGNLVSPFWPHPDYATACAGSEWAGNSPASIEIHHFLSRWLPGMEKDGMLAAVFPTPTMQGVIVSPRQLQRDIEEELSHLE, encoded by the coding sequence ATGGAAAAGTCTTATTCACTCAATCGGCAACAGTTCCAAGCTATATCGGCACTTGCTAGTCATCAGCGTTATCGACATTTCATCGGTCGAGTATCCGACTGGGAATTTGTGTGGGGACTGAGAAATGAAGATGGATGGGTGACAGCCTCAGACAACAGTGGAAATCTTGTGTCCCCTTTTTGGCCACATCCCGATTATGCAACTGCTTGCGCAGGTAGCGAGTGGGCAGGAAATTCCCCAGCGAGCATTGAGATTCACCATTTCTTGAGTCGTTGGCTTCCCGGTATGGAAAAGGACGGCATGCTTGCGGCAGTATTCCCAACGCCAACAATGCAGGGGGTAATCGTTTCACCGCGCCAGTTGCAAAGGGATATTGAAGAGGAACTATCTCACTTAGAGTGA
- a CDS encoding acetyltransferase, translated as MTAIRMSRPNDGARAVEIWRDAVDATHDFLTREDRVALDAMVCGFLLSAPLWLAVDGNDRPLAFMLIDNGHMEALFVDPAVRGQGIGAALVRHGLALHAGMTTDVNEQNAQAVGFYESMGFQRTGRSALDGQGRPYPLIHLQHGTPGAEGR; from the coding sequence ATGACTGCAATACGAATGTCCCGGCCAAATGACGGCGCGCGCGCCGTGGAAATTTGGCGTGATGCTGTGGATGCGACCCATGACTTTTTGACCCGCGAAGACCGGGTGGCGCTGGATGCCATGGTCTGCGGTTTTCTGCTCAGCGCCCCGCTGTGGCTGGCGGTGGACGGGAACGACCGGCCGCTGGCGTTCATGCTGATCGACAACGGCCACATGGAAGCGTTGTTTGTGGACCCTGCTGTCAGAGGCCAAGGCATTGGCGCAGCGCTGGTGCGCCACGGGCTGGCGCTGCATGCCGGCATGACCACTGATGTCAACGAGCAGAACGCTCAGGCGGTAGGCTTTTACGAAAGCATGGGTTTTCAGCGCACAGGCCGTTCTGCGCTGGATGGGCAAGGGCGTCCTTACCCGCTGATCCATCTGCAACACGGTACGCCGGGGGCTGAAGGGCGGTAA